The sequence TATTAATAATTATAATTGGGCTATCTGTGATTAATAAAAATATATTTTGGGCTATTTTATTTATTTTATTGTTTGTCTCTGTCGTTTTACATGAATTAGGGCATAGTTATGTGGCTAAAAAGTATGGTGTCAAAATTGAGAAAATTTTACTTCTACCAATTGGCGGAGTAGCGATGATGGATAAAATTCCAAGAGAAGGAGAGCTAAAGATAGGTTTGGCTGGTCCAATAGTTAGTTTTATTATTGGAATCTCCTTATTAATTATATCTCAATTTTTTGATATAAATATTGGAGGTTATCCTTTAATATATACAGTTGGATTGTTAAATTTAATGCTTGGTAGTTTTAACTTAATTCCTGCCTTTCCTATGGATGGAGGTAGAGTTTTAAGGGCTATATTATCAAAAAAATATGGCTATTTAAAATCTACAAAAATAGCGGCAAATATTGGAAAAAGTTTAGCTTTGGCTATGTTAATTTTTGGATTACTATCAATGAATATTATATTAATTTTAGTGAGTTTGTTTGTATATTTTGGTGCTGAACAAGAGAGTAGAATGGTGGAAGTTGAAACAATCTTTAAAAATATTAAGGCAAAGGACATTATGACACCAAATCCAGTATGTGTAGATCCAAATATGAGCATTGAAGAATTTTTAAATTTTATGCTTAAACACAAATATTTTGGATATCCAGTAGTTGAAAATGGAAAATTAATTGGTTGTATAGGGATAAATAATATACATAGTAAAAAAGGGACTGTAAGAGATTATATGGAAAAGTCTGTAATAGTTGATGAAAATACTGATATAACTGACATTTTAAAAAAGATGGTTTATGCTGATAGGGTTTTTGTTGTAGATGAAAATAACAATTTAAAAGGAATAATATCAAAGACAGACATATTGAGGGCTATGAATATATTAGAATTAAAAGAAGAGTTAAATAATTAATTTATTCTTCTTTCTTTTGAGGCTGTTTCCATTCCATATATCCACATTTTCCACAGGAGTATCTATTTAAGTGCTCAGCCATAAAAACTCCTGGTCCACATCTTGGGCAAAACTTCTTTAATCTAACAACTTTATCTCCTTCAATTTTGTAATATTTGTATTTTGCTGTTTTTTTACCTTTTGTCATTTATTCTCCCCCCTCAACTGCTGTTTCTTCTTCTATTTTATTTTTTCTTAAAATGTGTTCTCTTTCAACTAACTTTAACATTTCCTCATTGTCATATAATTTAGCATAACCTCTAACTCTCTGCATTCCAGATTCTCCAACAATTTTTTCAACTATTAATAAATCCCTATTTGCATTTAAGATTGCTGCAAGTTTTAATTTAACATCTTTGAATGTAGGTGTTGCTCCTTCATAATCTACAATAAATCTGTATTCTTTTCTTTTCAATAGTGGATTGTATCTTTCTGATAATATCTTTATCTCCATACTTTATCCCTCTTATCATTTTTTATTAACTCTTATAAATTGTTTTAATAAATTTTCAATTTCTTTTTTTATTTTTTCATTTATTTTTATAACAACCATACCTTTATTTGGCAATCCATATAAAACATAAGTTCCAAGAGGAAAGTATTTGATAACAATTAGTGTTAGTAAATCTTCCTCTCCATCTACTAATAGAGCGATGTCTTTATCATTTATGGTAGATAGGTATTTAATACTTTCTATTGCCTCATCAGATATACAACCAGGAGGATTTTTTATCTTAATAATTTTTTTAAAATTGTGATTTATTTTTATAGGGATTGTTCTTTGAGTTTTTAAATCAAAAATGGATAATTTAGGGATTATATTATTTTCAATTACTGTTTT is a genomic window of Methanocaldococcus sp. containing:
- a CDS encoding 30S ribosomal protein S27ae — protein: MTKGKKTAKYKYYKIEGDKVVRLKKFCPRCGPGVFMAEHLNRYSCGKCGYMEWKQPQKKEE
- a CDS encoding 30S ribosomal protein S24e, whose product is MEIKILSERYNPLLKRKEYRFIVDYEGATPTFKDVKLKLAAILNANRDLLIVEKIVGESGMQRVRGYAKLYDNEEMLKLVEREHILRKNKIEEETAVEGGE
- a CDS encoding GTP-dependent dephospho-CoA kinase family protein codes for the protein MLILPENLREKLKKPFGKVYKTLPNIDGDIVTVGDIVTKTVIENNIIPKLSIFDLKTQRTIPIKINHNFKKIIKIKNPPGCISDEAIESIKYLSTINDKDIALLVDGEEDLLTLIVIKYFPLGTYVLYGLPNKGMVVIKINEKIKKEIENLLKQFIRVNKK
- a CDS encoding site-2 protease family protein, which produces MNYSIRLFRVMGIPIELHITFILLLIIIIGLSVINKNIFWAILFILLFVSVVLHELGHSYVAKKYGVKIEKILLLPIGGVAMMDKIPREGELKIGLAGPIVSFIIGISLLIISQFFDINIGGYPLIYTVGLLNLMLGSFNLIPAFPMDGGRVLRAILSKKYGYLKSTKIAANIGKSLALAMLIFGLLSMNIILILVSLFVYFGAEQESRMVEVETIFKNIKAKDIMTPNPVCVDPNMSIEEFLNFMLKHKYFGYPVVENGKLIGCIGINNIHSKKGTVRDYMEKSVIVDENTDITDILKKMVYADRVFVVDENNNLKGIISKTDILRAMNILELKEELNN